The nucleotide window GAAATAACGCGAATGAAGGAAAACGAGACCTTTAAAGTGCGAttgcagctgtgggagaaggagtcggGACCAGGAGATCAGGGAGGGACAGATCATGTTGGACTCATGCCTCCCTGTGAAATCACTGCAGAAACAAATGAAGAAACGGAGCCGTCGGGTAAGTGCAGTGACTTTTAATGAGTAACgtttgtgtttaaaaacggTGTTTTTAACTTCCTCACTGTTGGAGAGATGCAGAGCGAAGTAGGAAAGGTTTGTGATGTTGCCGAGGGATTCTTTTCTGCGAACTAAACTAGTTGTGGTCTGGTTATATTCTCATTAATGTTATTGCTGTTCTTTAAATGTGGACAGAAATATGTCGTCAATTGATACACTTTCTCCATGTGAAAGCCAATTTAGGAGACTTTGGAGTCCTGGAAATATGTTTGTGGGCAGATTATTTATCGACGTGGCGGTAACTATCcctctgtgcagtgttaatgtactgcattgtacagcagtgtccagtcagccagtgtgtctgtatgaacccctctctctcagtgcagtgttaatgtagtggagtgtccagtcagtgtgtctgtattaacccctctctctcagtgcagtgttcatgtactgaagtgtccagtcagtgtgtctgtattaacccttctctctcagtgcagtgttcatgtactgtagtgtccagtcagtgtgtctgtatgaacccctctctctctcagtgcattgttaatgtactagagtgtccagtcagtcagtgtgtctgtattaacccctctctctcagtgcagtgttaatgtgctgtagtgtccagtcagtgtgtctgtattaacccccctccaGTGCAGTGTTAAATACTGGCAATTTAGACAGAACAAAAGTTTTCGCGAAATTACATCCCCGACTGTCCTCCGCTGCCCTTTTCAATCTTCTAGAGAGCACAAAAGAGTCTTACGAAAATTATTACAACTTTGTTTGGTCAGCTTCTCCTCCTAGACCCTGTTAATTGCTACGATGAGTTGCTTTGTGCTCTGTTTTGCCGTCTTCTGAATATAGTCTGAGGAATACCCAACGAAGAAGTGATGTAGCTGGTGTAGTAAAGCAGGCTTAATTATTATAGAACCACTAATGTCAAGACAGCGCTTGCTTTCCCCCCACAATtggaaagtaaaatattattttttacggTTTTAAAActtgtatattttatgtaaaacaaaattacataaagtagttcaggtgggtagctgcgtcagcatgtgtaggctgcaaaggaacaagtaataggtttattccatgctgaaaaaaagaagaaagagaacacaacgtttcggccgtggaacctgaagaaggctccacggccgaaacgttgtgttctctttcttctttttttcagcatggaataaacctattacttgttcctttgcaaaattACATAAATTCGACTACCTTCGGTtcgggaacaagtaaaggtttattccctgccggAAAGCGAAgatacaacatttcagctgtggaagaaggttttgacgcccgaagaaggctccacagctgaaatgttgttttttttcttctcttttcagcacaggaatatacctctacttgttcctttgcagcctacgcatactgatgcagctccctacatGAACTACTTTAGGTATTCATGCTGTATGTATTATTTACATCTGTAGATTATGTATTACTTTCagattcatcctgtttgtgttCTAGGTACAATTTTTTGACGTACAGATTTGATTTCGCCACCCCATTTTGGTGAATATAATATTGGTTAACCTGCAGTATATTTTGTAGATGGAATATTTAATAGTAGACATATTCAATAGTCCAAAGCTTTGAGGTTCAGCCTAGTTTGCATTGAAAGAAAGCGAATGAATGATTTTCCTCCTACTGTCATTTGTGTACTGGGATAGTCGAGTTGAAATGTCTTAAGTAACACAAAGCCGCGGATAAACAGGGCGGTATCACCAAGTTTTCCCTTCTTTACTTTGCCTGTTTGGAGTCGAGTCTGCTCAACACGAATGAACACAACGAACACAATGAACACAACGCGTCACTCCCTTTTGGTTCAGGGATAGACGCGGTGAGATTCAAGTTCATCAGCCTGCGAATGGAGAAaggataaaaaacatatttaagaaaTTCTGTCCACATGCACTCAATCACTGCATTGATTCATCCTCACTACCAGATAGGGCTTAAGAGCTCATgcatttaaagtgaatatttaacagGTTGTGAtatgtacagtggtgtgaaaaagtgtttgcccccttcctgatttcttatttttttgcatgtttgtcacactgaaatgtttcagatcatcaaacaatttgaaatattagacaaagatagcacaagtaaacacaaaatgcagtttttaaatgaaggtttttattattaaggggaaaaaaatccaaacctacatggccctgtgtgaaaaagtgattgcattatacatttgtataaaaaatTTCAGATTAAAACAAAGATTTTGCATATTCTTTGTTGTATGTATATATAGTTCAGCCACAGAACCAGGAGAATATGTCTCCTTCTTATAATAATTATtgtggttttgattttgttactgagagatCTTGCTAcatagtatatatataaaactattTTCTGTTGCAATTCAAGGTTCTGGATCatacaaaaaatacttttccttGCTGAAAGTCTAACACACAAGAGAGAATGGTGATATACATAGAAAAATAGGTACCAGATGATAATTTGTAGCAGCTTCTTGAATATTTATCTCGCAAGAGACCCTTTTTTGTGGAAACTATCAGGTTTTGATTTACTATCATGTGAACTCTTGCTCTTAAGATGGTAAGAGATTGCATCTGGTATTGCATGTAATTAAatggtaattattttatttgctctgTTTCCTTTATtgggaaaataaagtatatgctcagtagagggGCAAAGTTTTGAGTAGTGTCGTGGGAATTTTCTCTAAACACTTAAACAAACAAGCAGATGGAGATTCTTCATTCGAATAGTAAGCTCAGTGAATTTgccccccctacagacagcacaaacagtGAAACTCACCTCATTTGTTAGTGCTGGGATTGTGctggtttgtgccgttgaaagtagcgtttttgctgctttcgttcccgagatatagcggCTTGTTTTTCCGTtgatcacgtgaccatgcatggtgactttgacctccagtaaccccgtctgccgagttcaagcgctCTGTTACCGGCGCAAGAGTAACAATTCTGCAACTCTGTTCATCTGTTTGCCCAGGTAGGGGGCGGCggtggattttgcatttaatatcattatcttctatgtgtttgtgtgaaaaggaaaattacatttgtcTCCAATATCATACCCGTATCAGAAGAGTTTCAAGTGTAGCCTTAAAAAGCGAACATTAGCAAACAATTGTATGTTCTTACAAAGAGGCTTTAATGAACAAGTCTTAATACCTCATAgcattgtcatttttaaaaatctgaagcaGTAATCAGTTTCGTATTGTCTCCTTCTTAAGTAAACATAGGCATCAAGGGATATGTGAAGATTTTTATCTGTGTTTCTGGTCAGACCTTGGTATAGAATACAGCGTGAGGGCACACCTTGACCACTGAAGACACAGATTTGATTGTCTTTGTTAGATCATCAAATTTATCCCAGATGAAGTCATGTCTTTTGCAGTATGCAATGTAACGACCCAGGACATGGTTGTCATGGCAGGTTGGCAGAACGCAGTGACACCTCTTAATTTGAAGGTCTTCCCATTTAATTCCAGGTTATGTGGAAAATCTGAAAGTTGACTCTCAAAGATATTTTGAGACTGGACAGTGTTTTCTTCATGACTCAGCCAATCTCCCATGTCACCAATTTGAGAGAGACATTTGGATTggcttaatttaatttgtttctgtaCAGCCTCCTATAGCCCTGTTACTCCTCTTGCTCTCAGCGTATTCAAATCTACAGAATCAAATGGGATATTGCGTGACTCCACAATGGAGGGGACCACTTGGCGATGAGCGCCGACTCAGTGCTACCACACTAGGCACTGTTAAGAACACTTTTGCTATGATTTCTGAAATGTTACATTCAGCCCTCACTTGTTGTAGCCCTGACTATTTTCGTTGCACCAAAAATGTCCCTCAAAATTTTAGCTCTTAGAACATAAACATCTTTGTGCACACCTTTCTGTGCCAAATGTTTCACCAGTTGTAGATGCTATCTACAGCCTGATTAACATAGCTGCTAGAAGTCCTGCTGTCACAATAGGCACTGCATAGGCACTGACATCAAAGGCACAAGTGTTCAGTACACTCACAGTGTCTCCACTCACCTTTACTGGGGGCAGGTCTCTGCTGCTTCAGTTCCTCATCAGAGCCACTACATCTTTTTTCACAGGAACAGAATAATCTATGTGTAACCACTCAGAATGAGGCACAAGATAAAAAGATGGTTTCCGTTTTTTAGGTGGTGCAGCAAGCCCTCTCCAATTTTCCAGGCAACTCAGATTTGATGGATACACCAGTTCTTTGTCCTTTTTGAGCTCTGTCTGTTTTTCAGAACTCATAACAAGTGTTCTGCTCTGCTGTTCTAGAGAGCTGGATGTCTCTGCCTCACAGGTGGTAGCACTGATAACGGCcctctcacactgctgggaaACACCATGAGCACCCGTTGATATTCTCATACCTCCTATGTGTGCTAGGTGCTTCATAAGGAACCTGTCAACTCGCATTGGCAGTGTCATGCTTCAGCACTGATTGTATTAGGTTTTTGAAATCCGCTTCCTCATTGGCTGAGCTTCCAGTGAtgttcacacttttgaaaagtggAACCATTAAGCCAGTCCAGAGTGGGAGATAGCAAGCAAGCCTGGTGAGATGAGGAACAATCTCCGGTAGGAAATGCAGGTTATGTCAATCACCACTGTCCACAGCAAGCAACCTGCATTCTTCACAGATTTCTGTTACCCAGTCTTCCAATGCTGTCGGGCATGCATCAAGGGTACAGCTTGGCTCTTGGTCCCCGGCTACACCTATTTCTTCTAGAACTTCATCAGAAGAAAAAGCATTGTATCCTTCTGCTATTTTTTTGTTCTAAGTGTGATTTAATAGTTTGCAGTTACGCTGTTGTAACTCTGTTGTAACTCTGCATGTATACATTGATTCTTTGTTACCTTTGCAGCCCTTCAGCACTTGGGTATATTCTTTTGTCAGGTTTTGTCTGGCAGCACAGCCTGAATGTTAGTACTGTTAAGTTCCTACCCTCCTAACAGTGCCTGTAGGTGATAAATCCTGGAATGAAGGGCAAATATGTAGAATGAGTACTATGGTGCAACAACatacattgtttaaaatacaaaaaaacaaatcctgtcCTCACAGCGACTTTCGTAACCAAAcaatgtgtaaaatgtttaacaatgtCAGAATAACAATGAACAATGCAGAGCTTTAATCCAGTACATTTCTTTGGTCTCTTAAGTGTGGTAACAGTGTAACACACCAAATGATGCAATTTTATACCAACTCTGTACTTCCTTAATATACTTTGTTGTGTGAGGGTATAACTTAATAAAGCTCACAAAACTCGTTTTATACTGTTCTATGCTCTGTGAAGGCAGACCTTAATCTATTGTCAAATGGTTAACTCTACTACATTTACTACAATAGTGGAATCACCAGTTTCGTGCCTGCTGCTTCTGGGACATGAAACAATCAATGTAAACTGTGCAAACATTCCCAAAGATGCTCAGAACTTCTGAGGCAGGTACTTCAATGTATATTAGAAACCCATCTCCCCCTCTACAGGTAATGGAACAATAGAAAGGCAACAGCTCCTTAATTAGCTATTGCATGCAGTCTGTCTGATATATACTTTCATACACAATTAAGAATTAACAATCAAAAATTACAAATATGTAGTGCAATACATGGAATTGAAAAGctcaaggtttaaaaaaaatcaaacaattgAGTAGTTAAAATCCCCAGAAAGAAATAAGGATGAATGCAAAACACTGCATATTGCTTAGAACTGAAATCTCAAACAACAAATCGTGGTGAGCTTTACACTACTCTTTTGTTAGCTCCGTGACGTCACCCTTTAATCTTAGTGTTCATGTGATGGCTGAATCCCTAGCTAGACCCATGGCCTGGGTATTATGGGAAATGTTTAATGCAAAGTATAGAGATGTCTGATTAACactcaaaaatgtaacaaaaaatgaatttcaccaAACCTGGATTCAACTGTTCTTCTTCCAAATTTTCACGTGATTAATAATATCCTTTCAGTTATATAGTGCTTCTCTGGAAACCCCAGTGAAAGTGccctacaggtaatggggacttccctccactgtgtaaatgaaaatataactaAGTTTTTTACATTGTTATGGATAACAGTGCACATCAAAAAGTTTCTGTATATGTAGATAGAAattgataaattaatatttttaagacCCACCTACTCACTTTAACTGCAATACCAAGGCCATCACCACTTCTTTTGtttataatatgtttttaaagcattgcATTCACCACTTAATCATTTCAGCTTTCACATCCGCAATTTGTAACATGTCAGAGATTTTTGGGGTTCAATTCTTCTTGTAACacatacagaaacaaaacattataatttaaattcagAAGTGTGACAAGTCATTTCAAGTTTCACTTGCATGTGTAGAAATATCATGATAACAACAAATAAAGCTTACTAATTTTTGTGGTATTCCCcatgatataaaacaaaataagtttCTCAAATatctttactttaaaataaatttgtggGGACGTCAATGTAGcatcataattacagtatagcATTTCTAGTTTGTAAAGAAACTTACGATTTGAAAGAAGAGGTCTTTGCCAGAGATGCAGATAATAAATCAAACATGAACTGCAAAGGCAGGGGTCAGCTGATCAAGAGATCACAATTGAAAGATCTGGTGGTCGTGAACTTGTGGTTTTTGTATGGTGCCGACGGCACAGAGTGACGTCACGGCCAGAAAAAGAAGGcactatattaaaatgtaaaacatctacACCCACCCTACCAGACAGAGTCGGAAAACAAATTGCATCCATTGTTTTCATCACCTCCGGTAATTTAAGTACTGAGTGTGTTGGTACCTGTAAGCGTCCTTGTAGACAGTCATATCTGTGTATTCAGAGCTCAAGGTGTGCCCTCATGCTGTTTTCTACACCAAGGACTGACCAGAAATACGGATAAAAGGACTGAGCTAATCGTTTCATGTTTGCGTATAAGACCCTTGTTAATACAAACACGTGGATAATgccagtttttcaaagaacctagatatatgttcacttctgttctatgaaaataaaaatattttccaatattGCCACGGTGTTCATGTGTGAGATGATAGACTCTTGTTTCTCGGATGTGTTATGAACTTGTGTAAACTTTGTACATAGTGccccttaaaaataaaagtcctGAAGTCCTGGTTCCTTTTCACGTTGGCGAATGTGCTTTGCATAAAAAAGAGCAACAGTGGTTCAGAAAGTTGCAAATTCAAGTCTTTTTAAATACGTGGCTCGACAGACAGGTCGAATGTTCACACGTCCCTTGATGCCTGTTTATTTAAGAAGGAGACAATGTAAAACTGATTACTtcttatgatttttaaaaaaggtcaccGCTATGAGGTATTAAGACTTGTTCGTTAAAGCCTCTTTGTAAGAATATACAATTTTGCTAATGTTCGCTTTTTAAGGCTACACCCGCAACTCTTCTGATACGGGTATGATATTGgagacaaatttaattttcctgttcacacaaacgcatagaagataatgatattaaatgcaaaatccaccACCGTACCCTCACCTGGGCAAACAGAGGAACAGAGTTGCAGAATTGTTACTCTTGTGCTGGTAACAGAGtgcttgaactcggcagacggtGTTACTGGAGGTCCAAGTCACCGTGCATGGTCATGTGATCACCGGAAAAACAAGGCactatatctcgggaacgaaagtagcacaaacgctactttcaacggcacaaacacagcactaaCAATTGAGACCGGTCCGGTTCCCCTACAACgttgtaggggggctgagtgacgtCACCCCCTGAAAAAGAAGATGTTATATCTAAGGAACAAAAGTAGCTGGGAagttactttcaacggcacaaaccggcacaaatgcagcactaacgaatgagaccAGTCTGGTTCCGCTATGATCttgtaggggggctgagtgatGTCACGACCCCGAAAAAACAAGGCTCTATACCTCGGAattgaaagcagcacaaatgctacttttaACGCAAACGTtacactaacgaatgaggtgaGTTTAAtcatttgtgctgtctgtagagGGGCCAACTTCACGGAGCCAATTAACCccactctctcagtgcagtgataatgtactgtagcgtttagtcagtgtgtctgtatgaacccacCTATCTCAGTGcaatgttaatgtactggaatgtccagtcagtgtgtctgtatgaatccctcgctctcagtgtagtgtaaatgtactgtagtgtgcagtcagtgtgtctgtattgtgtaaatgtaatgtattattatttctgtagtcttACTTTTTACATGGTAGTTAGGTTTCTGACAAAGCTTGTATATCTAAAATTACGTATTATCAGAAACCCCCTTAAACCCTCTTATTCCTCTATGCTTAAACAACCCAAATTGATTGCGAGTGTACAAGACGTGTGTTTGTGTAGCGTAGAGCTTACAGCTTTAGCTtgaagcttttaagatcacatggcctcagctatcattaCTATGCTATTGTTACTCgtatatacatccataccagaCCCAACGcagatgtggctgtctctattctaattgcatctctgacataagaACTTGGATGactccttcatcttaactgtgacaagactgaagccattcttattggcaccacccatcaactttgtaaaatcAGTGTgaaaccctatctgtagatggtcttgtacttgagcttcagtctaaattgaaaaacttggggatgatatttgacgttcgacccacatgtgcagcgtgttgtcaaaacatctttcattcccctcagaaatattgctcgACTACGCCctgtgttatcactaactgtggctgaaaagtgtTGTCTAATCTTGAATCGACTaatgtaatgctctactctctggggtttctaaatccacattgaacaaactccagtatgtccaaaattcagcagccagaaccCTGACCACGTGTAGtacaaatgatcacattactcctatcctggagtcctagcactggcttcctgtcaagtttcataTCCACTTAAAAATactcctgctcacctataagactCTGCAAGACTTGGCTTGGCACCTCCATACTGGTCTGAtatcaccctactccctacCTTGCaatcttcgctcttctaattgtgtTCAACTATTTGTTCCCCAGTCTGTCttcactctatgggtgacatggccttctcctgtttagccccaagctctggaactctctccccaaggatatcagagagtcaccttctctaaactccaaatccagactcaaaaactttttcttcagaagagcctttatttaactgttctgtacccctctgttcctactgtacttagtaccactgtctactgtctcctcttACTGTATTCTCATCATGctaattttctgtattttttgtatttggcattctgtaaaatgcttCGAGAAGCCACCTCTAAAggtataaaactataaaatagtttattcttATAAAGGTCGTgtctttttgttctgtctttacAGGCTCAGAGGCCAGTGTTCTCTCCGACGCTGGGGAAAGGGCTCTCCTTGAACAGCACCACAGTGAagaggagtggggctccagtctgatgcaggagacagagctcactgcCGCAGCAGGGAAAGAGGCACTtagtgagcagcacacagacagcagacagagtgtcaaggatctggactctgtgcccatgatgaagacggagcctgagagtgagacacctgggttcttagtatgtgatgattttacagAGAAGATGAATAATCTGGACACAATCAATATTACACAAAGTTGTAATGAACTgggctgtgtctctgtacaagagcacagtgaagaactGGATGTTTTAAATCTAACAGAGCAGGATATGGATCCCAAGTTGATTgaccctgcagagcagcagactgatgtacctggtgaagagaacagTGTTGAGATACAGCACCGAGAggagagtcagtacagggaggagcaacagcagctcctacagggcttgataataattaggccttgttctgttcaagtggagAGACTGTCGCTGCAGAGTCTAAAACAATCATATGATCCCTTAGTATCTGAtgactttacacacaggtttaataatctggttactgagaaaagtgttgaaagttttaatgaactggagagTATGTCTGTTCTTGGGCAAAGAGAGGAACAGCTGAATGAACTGGGTGGTTTTAATCTCAGAGAGCTGGGGATGGAGTCCCAGAtgattcacactgctgagcagcaCACTGAAGGACACGAtggaaaaaacaaatctcagtttcAGCACACAGAGCAAGACCATTCCATGGAGCACTTGCAGAATAAGAGACCCCAGCATGATCACAGGATGAGGAAGAATCGctcaaggccttgctcagatggagtggacaaactgccATTACGGCACAGGGAGAAGCACCgtttctgtcagtctagcatttcaaaatcctatcagcaccttcacacaggagagagacctttcagctgtagtcagtgtgggaagagttttattctATCACATGACTTAAAAAcgcaccagcgcattcacacaggagagagactgttcagttgcagtcagtgtgggaagagttttagtcggaaAAACTACTTACAAacacaccagcgcattcacacaggagagagaccgttcagctgcagtcagtgtgggaagagttttagtcagtcaagtaacttaataacccaccagcgcattcacacaggagagagaccgttcagctgcagtcagtgtgggaagagttttagtcggtcaagtgacttaaaaacccaccagcgcattcacacaggagagagacctttcagttgcagtcagtgtgggaagagttttagtaagtcaagtcacttaaaaaggcaccagcacattcacacaggagagagaccattcagctgcagtcagtgtgggaagagttttagtcggaaAAACCCCTTACAGTCACACCAGTGcagtcacacaggagagagaccgttcagctgcagtcagtgtgggaagagtttagTCGGTCAAGTAACTTagtaacccaccagcgcattcacacaggagacagaccgttcagctgcactctgggaagagttttagtcaaatAAGCCACTTACAatcacaccagcgcattcacataGGAGAGAGACCATTGTAGCGGCaaggtttattaaaatacaggaattaagtttgctgctcccttgccagtctctctctcccccatctcaagtggtgcttgatacagagaggccattccatttggttcacatttaaggtgtttttctagctgatagtgTTCTGACAAGGAACGactcccaaagctgagacacatcagccaccctaatgaatggtcatctctggtgcctcactgtctgggagattccaagggagagtctcatcccaagtggtttacaaccccaaggtcagagttcatggttactcatcctcacacgaggcaccaataactgtaggggtttgtgcatttCCTGGGACAATTGTTAATTgttgcagtaagtcacaaaatgattctcgaATGCCCAacgaactttcaaccaatgagcgaccgtagttcctccaggtaaaactccagctcctcctggacatcctcagactcagctcagacAGTCACGTAACGGCcaatgtgtccg belongs to Lepisosteus oculatus isolate fLepOcu1 chromosome 14, fLepOcu1.hap2, whole genome shotgun sequence and includes:
- the LOC138242791 gene encoding zinc finger protein 436-like, whose product is MENLLLNLETEAHSFMEIVLKSIVHEVSEVFRNGTDDSEKSIEEKLRRISQVLARRVLIKIMSVDNVFGAEIAQMKQENELHCFMGVLLKSFVSEVSEVFRNTMSDSQVSFQDKLRSVSQILVSRAVINITQFVEDSFGTEITRMKENETFKVRLQLWEKESGPGDQGGTDHVGLMPPCEITAETNEETEPSGSEASVLSDAGERALLEQHHSEEEWGSSLMQETELTAAAGKEALSEQHTDSRQSVKDLDSVPMMKTEPESETPGFLVCDDFTEKMNNLDTINITQSCNELGCVSVQEHSEELDVLNLTEQDMDPKLIDPAEQQTDVPGEENSVEIQHREESQYREEQQQLLQGLIIIRPCSVQVERLSLQSLKQSYDPLVSDDFTHRFNNLVTEKSVESFNELESMSVLGQREEQLNELGGFNLRELGMESQMIHTAEQHTEGHDGKNKSQFQHTEQDHSMEHLQNKRPQHDHRMRKNRSRPCSDGVDKLPLRHREKHRFCQSSISKSYQHLHTGERPFSCSQCGKSFILSHDLKTHQRIHTGERLFSCSQCGKSFSRKNYLQTHQRIHTGERPFSCSQCGKSFSQSSNLITHQRIHTGERPFSCSQCGKSFSRSSDLKTHQRIHTGERPFSCSQCGKSFSKSSHLKRHQHIHTGERPFSCSQCGKSFSRKNPLQSHQCSHTGERPFSCSQCGKSLVGQVT